From the Actinomadura luzonensis genome, the window GACGATCAAGCTCGCCTGGGCGGCCGAGGGGCTGCTGCACATCCCCGACGTCATCGACCTGCTGGCCCTGGCGTTGGACCAGGCTCCCTCACCGGTGGTCCGCGCCGAGCTGACCCTGCTGATGCTCTACCTGAAGGACGCGACGGGGCAGAGCCCCGGCCCCTGGTTCGAGGCGCTGGCCGCGGCGGTGGAGGACCTGGACGTCGAGGCCCAGCCCGAGCTGGCGGTGCGGATGATGACCGTCCTGAGCATGGGGCGGGACGCCAGGACCGCCGACCGGCGCTGGATGGACAGGACGCTGGCCGTCCTGCCCGCGGTCAGGAACGCGCACCTGCAGATCTTCGTGCTCGGCAAGATCACCAGCAGTATGGTGCTGATGGGCGATCCGCGCTGGGCCGAGCTGATCGAGGAGGTGCGCGGGAGCCTCGGGCACCAGGCCTGGCACCGGGCGAAGGTCAACGCCTACTACTCGATCGGCTCCGCGCTGGCCTTCGTCGGTGACCACGTCCAGGCGCAGACGATCTTACGCGTGGCCCTGGAGGGCGCGGCTCCCCTGGCCGAGGTGAGCGGCGGGGACATGATCGACCGATGCCGTTCCGCGCTGGCGGTGGCCGACTACTGCGCGGGCTCCTGGGACGGGCTGACCACCGAGACGGCCCTGCTGGCCGAGCGGCTCAGCGAGCGGCCCAAGGACAGGTACGCGACGGCGACCGTGGCCGCCTGCCTGGCGCTGGCCCGCACCGACGCGGCCGGCGCCGAGTCCGGCATCCGCCAGGTGATGATCGAGGTCCCTGGCAACATGGACGAGACGTCGCTGCTGGTCACCGCGCTGTTACGGCAGGCCGTCGCGCGCGGCGAGCCGGAAAGGACGGTGGCGGAGGTCCTGCCGCTGGCCGAGTCGTGGTTCGAGCGCGGCCTGCGGCCTTCGGAGGTGCGGATCCTGCCCGCCCTGACCGAGGCGATGGTGGCGGCCGGGCGCGCCGGACAGGCCGCGGACCTGGTGACCCGCGCGGAGCAGGCGCTCGCGGGCCTGGCCGCGCCGCTGGCTCCCGCCGCGCTGCGCCACGCCCGCGGCTTCCTCGACCCCCGCGGCGGCCACTTCACGGCCGCGGCCGAGCTGTACGACGCCGTCCACTGCCCGTACGAGGCTGCCCAGGCCAGGGAGCGGGCCGGCACCGACGAGCAGCTCAGGCAGGCCATCGACGCCTACGAGGCGCTCGGCGCCCGCTGGGACCTGGACCGCGCGGCCCGGCTGGCCCGCGAGCGCGGCCTGTCGCTGCCCGCCAGGCACCGGGGCGGCACCCGCGGCTACGGCGACGCCCTGTCGCCCCGCGAGCGGGACGTCGCCCGGCTGGCCGCCTCCGGGCGGACCAACAAGGAGATCGCGCAGGAGCTGTTCCTGTCGGCCAAGACGGTGGAGCGGCATCTCAGCTCGGTCCTGCGCAAGCTGGGCCTGCGCTCGCGGATCGAGCTGGCCCTCATGGGGGACGCCGCCACGGCGGATTGAGGGATCTCCCGCATAGCTAGCCGAATGTCGCGTTCGTCACGATCATCGCATGCCCGACATACACCAGGCCGAGGACGAGCCCGTTACGGACGTGCCCACCGAGGACGAGGTCGAGGACCTCGCGCCCGAGGGCGATGACGACAAGGACGGCTGGGTCAAGGCATGATCACATCCCCCTCCCGGCTGGGCGCGGCCTGCCTCGCGCTCACGCTGCTCACCGGGCTCGGCACCGCCAGAGCCGCGACAGAACCCCCCCAGGAAGCCGCGACCGGGCCGGCCGCCACGGCCACCACCCCCACCACGGTCACGCTGGTCACCGGCGACAAGGTGCTGGTGGACCCCACCGGCGGCTCCACCGTCATCGACCCGGGCGACGGCGTGTTCACCCAGCTCGCCCTCAACGGCGACGAGTACGTCATCCCCGCCGAGGCCGCCCCGTTCCTGGGCGCCACGCTGGACGTCCGCCTGTTCAACGTCAGCTACCTGGTACGCGCGGGACTGGACGACGCGCACGCCGACGCCCTGCCGGTCAAGGTCGAGGCGGGCGGCGTGGCCACGCTCGGCCGGCAGTCCGGCAGCCTGCCCAAGAAGGACGCGGAAGCCTTCGGCCGGGAGCTGGCCGGCAGGTGGAAGGCCGGGCAGAAGCCGGGCGCCGGCCGCATCACGCTGGCCCCGCCGCAAGGCGCCCCCGCCCTGCCCGCCGACCCGATGGCCGGCCCGACGGCCGCGCGGAGCGACTATCCCGACTACCACACGGTCACCGTCGACTCCGTCGACCGCGACGGCAAGCCCGGCGTCATGCTCGGCACCATCCACAGCCTGGACGACCCGACGTTCACGTTGTTCCAGGTGGGCAGCGGCGTGGAGGGCACCTCGGAAGCCGTCTTCAGCGTGCCGGAGGGCGACTACAGCATCGAGGCCAGCGTCCTGACCGGACCGGTCGGGGACCTGAGCTCCACCGGCGCCCTGGTGATCGAGCCGGAGTTCTCCGTCGAGCAGGACCTGTCGCTCACGCTGGACGCGCGTAAGGCCGTGCCGTACGAGGCGACGTTCGAGGGCGTGCCGGGGACCGGCCGCACGCAGTACGACCTGATCACCTACAACCGCACCACGGTCCAGGGCGAGCAGGTCGGCAACCCGCCCTTCGGCAACTCGGTGACGGCACTGTTCCTCATGCGCCTGGTGTCCGGAGGGGACTTCGGGGTGCACACCCTGTACGCCACCCCGACCAGGCGCGTCACCAAGGGCAGCCTGGACTTCCTGGCCATGACCTCGATCGGCGGTCCCGGCGGGAACGACCCCACGTACAAGGCGGCCTTCCACGAGCCCGGCGGCGTGCCGGCCTCGCTCACCCGCACGGTCAGGCGCGCGGACCTGACGACGGTGGAGTCCACGATCCACAACACCCCGGGGGCCACGTCCCAGCACCAGGAGCTCCTGAGCATGGTCTACCTGCCGTGGACGCAGACCACGTTCGGCGTCACCGCGCCCCTGGACGGCGGCAAGCGCACCGACTACTGGTACAGCAACGCCCCGGGCGAAGTCGTCTGGGAGCCCATCCTGCGGCCGGACCTGGGGCTGCGCCTGTTGGGGGAGCGCCGGCTGGTCCGGCCGGGCCAGCGCGTCGCCGAGACCTGGAACAAGGGACCGCAGGTGCCCTCCAGCAGCGCGCCGTACACGCAGGAGGCCCTGATCGGGCTCCAGGGCACGCCCGACACGAACGTCACCAGCGCGCTGCGGCAGGTGTGCGTGGCCTGCCGGCAGGACGATCTGGCCCTGCTGTACCTCAACCCGTACGCCGACTCCACCGCCGGCCACTACCGCTCGGCCCTCGACGGCCTGGCGCGGGTGGAGTTCTACCGGGACGGCGCGCTCGCCTTCACCTCGGCGACCCGGGGCGACGGCCTGCGCCTCACGCAGCTGCTGGACCTGCCGCTGCTGCCTGAGCCCGCCGAGTACCGGCTGAAGGTGACCGGCGACAACCCCGGCGTCGAGGACGCCACCAGCACCACCGACTGGACCTTCCGCACCACGAGCCGCGACCGGGCGGCCGACCTGCCCGACTCGGCGCAGTGCGCGCCCGACCCCACCCGCCGCTGCTCGTTCCTGCCCCTGCTGTTCGTACGGCCCGACCTGCTGCTGGACATCGCCGGCGCCACCCCCGCCGACCGGCCGTTCGAGGTGGCCTTCACGGTGCGGCACCAGCAGTACCAGGCCGACCCCAGGGGGGTGAAGGCCACCGTCTCGGTCTCCTACGACGGCGGCACGACCTGGTCGCAGCCCCAGCCCGCGACCCGGGGCCGCGACGGCCGCTTCACCACGACCCTCGCCGCCCCTGGCGGCGGCGAGTACGCCGCCCTGCGGATCAAGGCCGTCGACCGCGACGGCAACGCCGTCGAGCAGACCAACCTCCGCGCCTACCGGCTCGCACCGAAGGACCAGTGACCGTGATCATCTCCCGGCTGCTCCCCGCGATCGTGCTCGGCCTGACCCTGCTCGCGCCGACGTCGGCGCAGGCCGCCGACGACTGCCGCACCCCCGACTGCCTGCTGAAGGTCAACGCCAAGCCCGACGAGGACGTCAGCGGCGGGCTCAGGGCGGCCGACCTGCAGGATGCCTACAAGCTGCCCTCGTCCTGGCTGGGCGGCGGCCAGACCCTCGCGGTCGTGGTGCCGTACGGCCATCCCACCGCCGAGCGCGACCTGAACGAGTACCGCAAGGGCAACGACCTGCCGCTGTGCGACGAGGTGTTCCCCTGCTTCCGTCACGTGAACCAGCGCGGCGGCGCCGACCGGCCGCTGACCCACAACGGCTACGCGCTGCACGTCGCGGCCGGGCTCGACATGGGCTCGGCCACCTGCCCCAACTGCAAGCTGCTGCTGGTCGAGGCCGACGACGAGACGCCGGCCAATCTGGGCGCCGCGGTCGACCAGGCGGTCGCCCAGGGCGCCGACGCGGTCGCGGTGATGAGCGGCTCCTACGAGTACGCCGGCCAGCGGGCCGACGCGGCGCACTACGACCACCCCGGTGTCCCGATCGTCGCGGGCGGCGGCTCCGGGTTCGGCAGCGGCGTGGGCAGGCAGCTGGTCCCGGCCGCCTACGGATCGGTGATCGCGGTGGGCGCGACCGTCCTGTGGCGTGACCCGGGCAACGCGCGCGGCTGGAGCGAGATGGCCTCCTCGGAGTCCGGCTCGGGCTGCTCGGTGTACGAGGCGCGCCCGACCTGGCAGCCGAAGGGGCAGTGCGGCGCCAAGCGCACGGTCGCCGACGTGGCCGCGGTGGGTGACGCCCGCTCGCCCGTCCAGCTCTACGAGAGCACCTCCTGGGGTGGCTGGATCGGCGTCAGCGGCACCCCGATCAGCGCCGCGCTGATCGCCGGCGTGTACGCGCTGGGCGACAACGGCCAGGACATCGTGCCCGGCCAGAAGCTCTACGGCTCCGGCCAGTACCTGTTCGACATCACCTCCGGCGCCAACGGGTCCTGCGGCGGCGCGCCGCTGTGCACCGCCAGGCGCGGATACGACGGGCCCACCGGCATGGGCGTCCCCAACGGCATCGGCGCCTTCTGAGGAGCATGCGTGCGCAACCTAAGCAGAACCGCGGTCGCCCTGGCCGCGACGGCACTGACCACGACATTGACCACCGGGCTCACGACCGGCGCGGCCACAGCGGCCCCGACGTGCACCCCCGCCTGGAAGCTGCTCGACGTGCCCGCCATCCCCGACGGCGGCTACTCGGTGGCCCACGCCTCGTCCGTCTCGTCCAAGCAGGTGATGCTCACCACCGAGGGTGACCGCACCTCCGCCACCCTGACCTCGGACGGCAGGTCGGTCAGGCTCCTGAGCCAGCAGATCCCGCACGCGGCCATGGCCCCTGGCGGCGCCTGGGAGACGACCTTCGACTCGAACTCCAGCGGCTGGGCGCGCTACCAGTTCCGCTACGGCGACACCTACGGCAGCGGCATCCCGGTCTTCGCGCGCCTGTACGGCGGGCGGTGGACCTTCGTGCCCACCGCGCCTTCCCCCGATCCCACGGTGAGCAGGCCCAACCTCCAGGGCATGGACTCGATCTCGCCCTCGGCCGCGTGGAGCGTCGGCGAGTACACCACGCAGAGCGCGGACTCCGCCGGCGCCGCCATCCAGCAGTGGGACGGCAGGGTGTGGAAGAACATCGACAACCCGGCGCGGACCAGGGCCAACGCGACCCTGCGTGCCGTGTCCGCGCGCTCGCGCGACGACGTGTGGGCGGTCGGCAGGCAGTTCACCGACCCCGGGCGGATCGAGTCGCTGATCCTGCACTACGACGGGAAGGCGTGGACGGAGCTGCCCGGCGCGCCCGGGGTGCTCGCCGAGCTCGTCTCCGTGAGCGCTCGCGCCTCCGACGACGTCTGGGCCGTCGGCTTCGAGCGCAAGGGCGACGTCTTCGGCCCCGTGGCGCTGCACTGGGACGGCACGTCCTGGAGCAGCGCGGCCACGCCGTCGGCGGCCTGGACCATGCCCATGACCGTCTACGCGGCGGGCCCCAGCGACGTGTGGATCACCGCGATGTCGCCGGCCGACGGCTCGACGCAACCCCCGTTGCAGCACTGGGACGGCACGTCCTGGACGGACGTGCGGCCCGAAGGCGTCCAGCCGCCCGGCTCCGTGTACATCTACGCCTCGCTGACCGGCTCCGGGCCCAAGGACGTGTGGGCGACCGGCCAGATCCTCAACGGCAGCGGCTGGGAGTCCACCTCGCAGCCGCTCGTCGCGCACCTGAGCTGCGAAGGACGCTGACATGAAGATCATCACTTTAGCGGTGGGCGCGGTCCTGGCCGGCTGCCTCCTGGCCCCCGCCCCGGTGGCGGCGGCCGACGA encodes:
- a CDS encoding ATP-binding protein, with protein sequence MIHQRPMISPTLVGRAGELALLTETVTSTPAVAVVEGEAGMGKTRLVGELSRTGLRVLTGGCARIREPFPLGPIVEALREVSDDLTGLSKVAGALRPLLPELAERLPEPPEPLDDRAGERHRVFRGLGEILRALGQAVLVVEDLHWADEQTVEFLGYLLSDPPSDLAVVLTYRADEASADLRAVTARLPRAVAHARVRLAPMDVAQTRALAAAILGTEEVSLDFAEHLCERASGVPLAVQELVALLRQRGTLMHRGGEWARRTIARLDVPAGVRDPVLERVGRLSPQAEAVVRAASVLYEPMPVEVLATTARLPYESALDGLDEAVEHGLLAARGETAAFRHVLAAQAVYEEIPAARRRDLHARAAAAVGSMPSVPLGQLAHHHRRAGHMAEWVEAAERAADQARRLGDDAEVVRILEAVLRHAPLEAEHRGRLTIKLAWAAEGLLHIPDVIDLLALALDQAPSPVVRAELTLLMLYLKDATGQSPGPWFEALAAAVEDLDVEAQPELAVRMMTVLSMGRDARTADRRWMDRTLAVLPAVRNAHLQIFVLGKITSSMVLMGDPRWAELIEEVRGSLGHQAWHRAKVNAYYSIGSALAFVGDHVQAQTILRVALEGAAPLAEVSGGDMIDRCRSALAVADYCAGSWDGLTTETALLAERLSERPKDRYATATVAACLALARTDAAGAESGIRQVMIEVPGNMDETSLLVTALLRQAVARGEPERTVAEVLPLAESWFERGLRPSEVRILPALTEAMVAAGRAGQAADLVTRAEQALAGLAAPLAPAALRHARGFLDPRGGHFTAAAELYDAVHCPYEAAQARERAGTDEQLRQAIDAYEALGARWDLDRAARLARERGLSLPARHRGGTRGYGDALSPRERDVARLAASGRTNKEIAQELFLSAKTVERHLSSVLRKLGLRSRIELALMGDAATAD